TTAGATTTCTTTTTTAAAATTTCGATTAATTTATCAGCCGGAACGTAACCAGAGACAAGTTGTCCATCAGGTAATACTATTGCTGGTGTTCCACTAATACCTAGTTTTTTACCAACGTTAAATTGCTGTGTTACATAAGGGATCATGCTATTAGCAGGTGAAATTTTATTACCTTTATATGCATTTTCAAAAGCGGCTTTGCGATCAACTACACTCCAAATGGATTGCATATTTTTACCTACTTCACTATCTGCTCCTGCTCGTGGAAAAGCAAAATAGTGAACAGAGATGCCTGCATTTAAATATTGCTCAATATTTTCGTGTAATAATTTACAGTAGTGGCATGTGTAATCGGTAAAAACTGAGATAACATATTGTTCATTTGGAGCTTGATAAACAATGGCATCTTTTTCAATTGATTTCATTAATTTTAAGTTATTGCTGTTGGCAATATTTACTGGTTCACTGCCTTCAAGATTATAGATTGGCCCTTGAGTTAAGAATTTACCATCATCAGTAACATAAAAGATACCATCTGGTGTGGTAACACTTTTTAGCCCTTGTATTGGATTATTTTCGATTGTAATTTCTTTACTAGAAAAACCTAACTTTTCCATTGTTTTTGTAATATCGGCGTTAGAGGCTAATACTGAAGTTGAGATCAATGCTAAACCTAAACTGATTACTAATTTTTTCATTCAATTATCCTTAGTTTATTGAACCGCTATGCGCGAGGATGATGTTTGCTGTGCAACTGTTTTAATCTTTCTGTTGCAACATGTGTATAAATCTGTGTAGTTGATAAACTACTATGCCCAAGTAACATTTGTACAACACGCAAATCGGCACCATGATTAAGCAAATGCGTTGCAAAAGCGTGTCTAAGTACATGAGGCGAAAGGGCTTCTATATTAATGCCCGTTAGTATGGCATAATATTTTATCCTATGCCAGAAAGTCTGTCGTGTCATTTTTTTACCCAATCGACTTGGAAAAAGAACATCAACAGGGCCATTTTTTAAAAGATCGTTGCGCGCATATTTGAAATAGTATTCAAGCCAATAAATAGCCTCTTCACCCAATGGAACTAAACGCTCTTTATTTCCTTTACCAACGACTCTAACTACTCCTTGTCTAAGGCTTACATCGCTAATCTCCAGATTCACTAACTCCGAAACGCGTAGCCCTGTTGCATAAAGCACTTCTAACATCGCTTTATCTCGCAATTCTATTGGATCATCAATACTTGGTGATTCAAGAAGAGCATCAACCTGTAATTCAGTTAGATCTTTGGGTAACTTTTTGGGTAATTTGGGTGATGATAATATAGCTGATGGATCATCCGTACGATAATTTTCTTGATATAAATATTGAAAAAAACGTTTAGTCGCACTAAGTAAACGAGCTGAACTACTTGCTTTATAACCATCTTTAACGCGTTGCAATAAAAATTCCTGCAAATTAATTGATTGCGCAGTGATGAAATTAACTTGCTGTGATTGCAGTGATTGGCTTAAAGCAAACAGGTCGAGTTTATAAGATTCGATAGTATTTTCAGAAAGATTTCGTTCCAACCAAATTGAGTCTAAAAATTGTTCAATTAATATTTTATTTTGTGATGATATCTCTTTATCAGACATTAAAAGCCAACTCTTTTTTCGACGATTTTTCCTATTATATACTAACTGCTAATAACTATTCACTTTAGTTTATGTTGGAAGAATCTTTTGTATCTTTTCTTTAGCCTACGATATACTGCACTATCGGTTATTTTTTATAATAAGTTATGCTGAAACGAAATATTAATCTTTTTATTGTGCTATATGCTTTTTTGGTAATAGGTCTTGAAACTTATATTTATTGGCATACACGACTTCGTCCTTGGCAACCAGGAACACCTATCGGGAGAATGGTTTTTTATTACAGTTTTTTTACCGTGTTGTCTAATCTCATGTTGGCATTTAGCTGTTTGTGGTTAGCCTTTAATCCAAACTGCAATCGATATTTTTTTAAAGTGATTCGATTAAATGGTTTAATCGGAGTAATTATAACGGCTATTGTCTATAATCTAATATTAAGAAGTATTCATAAACCACCGAGTACATTATTACAATTTACTAATGAGAGTTTACATGTCGTTTTACCTATTGCTGGAGTATTAAGTTGGTTAATATGGGGACCATTTCGACGAATTCATTTCAAGGTTATCGTTGGCTCGTTTTTGTCAATGCTAATTTATGGTATTTATATCTTCACAAGAGGTTATTTTACTAATCAATATCCCTATCCTTTTATTAATGTAGTGAAGGTTGGTTACGCTAAAGCGCTTTATTCCTCTGGATTGGTTTTTGTGCTGTTTTTAGTCTTGGCTTTTTTATTATGGGGCATTGATTGTTTTAGGAGACGAATATGAAATTATTTATTTATGAACACTGTCCTTTTTGTGTACGTGCAAGAATGATTTTTGGCTTGAAAAATATTCCGGTTGAGCAGCATGTTTTTCTAAGTAATGATGCTAAATCACCAGAAAGCATGATTGGCGAAAAAATGGTACCCATCTTACAAAAAGAAGATGGTAGCTATATGCCAGAAAGTTTGGATATTGTTGCTTATATCGATAGCAATTATGGCGGTAGCCCTATTTTAACAGGACCTAAAAATCCAAAAATTGAAGCATTGATAAAACAACTTCAACAATATGACTATAAGTTAGAGTGTCCGCGTTATATCAAACTTGGTTTAGCTGAATTTGCTACTCAAGATGCTATTGATAATTTTGTCACAAATAAGAGTAAAAAGATGGGATCGTTTGATGAATGCCTTGCTCAAACTGATTCGTTAATCGCTAAGGTTGCTGATTTATTCACTCAACTTGAATCCTTAATCGCATCGCCTAATGCATGTAATGGCTCGTTATCTTGGGATGATATTTGTTTGTTCCCAATATTACGCAATTTGACATGTGTTAAAGGACTTAAATTTCCGACTAAAATTAGAGAATATTTAGAATCTATGTCTAAAAAAAGTAAAGTAAATTTATTTTTTGATAAAGCTATCTAATTGGAGATATTTGCAGGAGTATTAAAAAGTAATTAGCTAATTTATTGTTAATTATAAGAGTACAAGTTGGAAGAAAACTTGTACTCTTTTTTGTATTAAATCTTCGTTATAAAT
This Gilliamella sp. ESL0443 DNA region includes the following protein-coding sequences:
- a CDS encoding Pr6Pr family membrane protein; translated protein: MLKRNINLFIVLYAFLVIGLETYIYWHTRLRPWQPGTPIGRMVFYYSFFTVLSNLMLAFSCLWLAFNPNCNRYFFKVIRLNGLIGVIITAIVYNLILRSIHKPPSTLLQFTNESLHVVLPIAGVLSWLIWGPFRRIHFKVIVGSFLSMLIYGIYIFTRGYFTNQYPYPFINVVKVGYAKALYSSGLVFVLFLVLAFLLWGIDCFRRRI
- the xerD gene encoding site-specific tyrosine recombinase XerD; protein product: MSDKEISSQNKILIEQFLDSIWLERNLSENTIESYKLDLFALSQSLQSQQVNFITAQSINLQEFLLQRVKDGYKASSSARLLSATKRFFQYLYQENYRTDDPSAILSSPKLPKKLPKDLTELQVDALLESPSIDDPIELRDKAMLEVLYATGLRVSELVNLEISDVSLRQGVVRVVGKGNKERLVPLGEEAIYWLEYYFKYARNDLLKNGPVDVLFPSRLGKKMTRQTFWHRIKYYAILTGINIEALSPHVLRHAFATHLLNHGADLRVVQMLLGHSSLSTTQIYTHVATERLKQLHSKHHPRA
- the grxB gene encoding glutaredoxin 2, producing the protein MKLFIYEHCPFCVRARMIFGLKNIPVEQHVFLSNDAKSPESMIGEKMVPILQKEDGSYMPESLDIVAYIDSNYGGSPILTGPKNPKIEALIKQLQQYDYKLECPRYIKLGLAEFATQDAIDNFVTNKSKKMGSFDECLAQTDSLIAKVADLFTQLESLIASPNACNGSLSWDDICLFPILRNLTCVKGLKFPTKIREYLESMSKKSKVNLFFDKAI
- the dsbC gene encoding bifunctional protein-disulfide isomerase/oxidoreductase DsbC, with translation MKKLVISLGLALISTSVLASNADITKTMEKLGFSSKEITIENNPIQGLKSVTTPDGIFYVTDDGKFLTQGPIYNLEGSEPVNIANSNNLKLMKSIEKDAIVYQAPNEQYVISVFTDYTCHYCKLLHENIEQYLNAGISVHYFAFPRAGADSEVGKNMQSIWSVVDRKAAFENAYKGNKISPANSMIPYVTQQFNVGKKLGISGTPAIVLPDGQLVSGYVPADKLIEILKKKSNN